TGCCGCCGACGATCTCGGCCACGGCCTTAACCCACTGGCCGGCATGAACGCCCTTTTGCTCCAGGTCGCGGCTGATGCCGGCGATCAACAGGACTTTTCCTTCTTCGTGACTGGCCAGCAAGACCGCCGTCGGCGGCCCCTTGCGGCGCAGCACGTCGATCAACTGACGCAATGCCGCCGGATCGCCGCCGGGCACCTCGGCCACGATCACTTTCGTGCCCGAGACGTCCTCGGCCTCGGCCAGCAGCTTGTCGGGCGAGATCTCTTCACCTGCCGGGCCGCGCGCCGGCTGCTTCTTCAATTCGCGCACTTCCTTCGCGAGCGCCGCGACGCGGGCCGCCACTTCACTGACCGGTATCTTCAAGGTCGCGGCCACTTCGGCCAGCACGGCCTCTTCATTCTGTACACGTTCGATCGCCGCGGGCCCGGTGACGGCCGTGATGCGCCGTGTGCCGGCCGCCACGCTCTCTTCGCTTACGATCTTGAACAAGCCGGCCTGTCCGGTGTTGGTCAGATGCGTGCCGCCGCACAATTCCTTGCTGAAATTCCCCATCGAGACGACCCGCACGACGTCCGGATATTTCTCGCCGAAGAGCATCATCGCCCCCAGCTTTCGCGCATCGGCAATCGGCATCGATGTCCACTCCACCGGCGACGCCGAAATGACGCGGGCGTTCACCTCGGACTCGATCGTACGCAGCTCTTCGCGCGATAGCGGCTTCGGGTTCGTGAAGTCGAACCGCAGCCAGTCCCGGTCGACCTTCGATCCCTGCTGTTGGGCGTGTTGCCCCAGGTGCGTACGCAGCGCGTAATGCAGCATGTGCGTGGCCGAGTGCGCCCGCACGATCCCCGCGCGACGCTCGGCATCGACGCGTGCCGTGAGGGTCGCCCCCTGTTTCAAGATGCCAGACCGCAAATGGCCGACGTGCAGGATGAATCCCCCTTCGCGCAGCGTGCTCGTAACTTCGAATCGCACACCATCGGCCACCAGGTTGCCGGTATCGCCGACTTGCCCACCGCTTTCGCCATAGAACGGCGTCTTGTCGAGCACCACCACGACGGGCTGCGAGTGTCCGACTTCGTCGATGTAGTCGCACAACTTGTCCTGAGCGATCAGCCCCACGACGCGCGCCGTCGATTCGAGCGTTTCGTAGCCCAGAAATTCACTGCCGTGCATCGCCTTCTTGAGTGCGTCGAGCGGGCTGGACTGGAACAGCTCGACCTTTTGCCCGCCGCCTGATTCGACGCCGTGTCGTTCCATCGCCGCGCGATAGCCGGACCAATCGAACGTGAAATTTCGCTCGGCCGCCAGCGTCTCGAACAACTCCGGCGGGAAACCGTGCGTCGTGTACATGTCGGCCGCTTCATCGCCCGAGACCATCACCCGGCCGGTGCGCCCCATCTCGCGGAAGACGCGATCGATTCGGTCCAGTCCGCCGTCGATTGTCGAGAAGAAGTTCGCTTCCTCCTTCGAGATCACCTGCGCGACACGCGACACGGTCTCGGCCAGCTCGGGGTACGGCCCGCGCATCAGCTCGACCACCTTCGGCACCAACTGGTGCAGGAACGGCGCGTGCAAACCGATCTGATGCCCGTCGAGCACCGCGCGGCGCAGCAGGCGCTTAACGACGTATTTCTCTTTATTCGGCCCGGGATAGACGTTCTCGTGGATCGCGAAGGTGCAAGCCCGCACGTGATCGGCGATCCGCCGCAACCGCCGGCCATGCTCGCTGGCCGGGTCGTACTTCACGCCGCACACCTCGCCGGCCGCCTCGACCAGCGGGCGCAAGGTATCGATGTGATAATTCGTTTCGACCCCCTGCATCACGGCCGCGGCGCGCTCGAGCCCCATGCCGGTGTCGATGTTCTTGCTCGGCAGCGGCCGCAAGTTGTCGGGCG
The Pirellulales bacterium genome window above contains:
- the alaS gene encoding alanine--tRNA ligase, whose product is MKTDELREKYLTFFESKGCVRRPSDVLVPTWDPSVLFTPAGMNQFKDHFLGKCKLDFTRATTCQKCLRTGDIDNVGRTAYHHTFFEMLGNFSFGDYFKREAIHWAWEFLTSKKWLGLPGGQLSVSVYVDDDEAAKIWTDEIKLPSNRIERFGEDDNFWPAGAPSQGPDGVCGPCSEIFFHSNGGSVEIWNLVFTQFNRVGNPPDNLRPLPSKNIDTGMGLERAAAVMQGVETNYHIDTLRPLVEAAGEVCGVKYDPASEHGRRLRRIADHVRACTFAIHENVYPGPNKEKYVVKRLLRRAVLDGHQIGLHAPFLHQLVPKVVELMRGPYPELAETVSRVAQVISKEEANFFSTIDGGLDRIDRVFREMGRTGRVMVSGDEAADMYTTHGFPPELFETLAAERNFTFDWSGYRAAMERHGVESGGGQKVELFQSSPLDALKKAMHGSEFLGYETLESTARVVGLIAQDKLCDYIDEVGHSQPVVVVLDKTPFYGESGGQVGDTGNLVADGVRFEVTSTLREGGFILHVGHLRSGILKQGATLTARVDAERRAGIVRAHSATHMLHYALRTHLGQHAQQQGSKVDRDWLRFDFTNPKPLSREELRTIESEVNARVISASPVEWTSMPIADARKLGAMMLFGEKYPDVVRVVSMGNFSKELCGGTHLTNTGQAGLFKIVSEESVAAGTRRITAVTGPAAIERVQNEEAVLAEVAATLKIPVSEVAARVAALAKEVRELKKQPARGPAGEEISPDKLLAEAEDVSGTKVIVAEVPGGDPAALRQLIDVLRRKGPPTAVLLASHEEGKVLLIAGISRDLEQKGVHAGQWVKAVAEIVGGSGGGRPDMAQAGGKDPAKLPAALEKARQTIHDQLAANVG